TCTTGGAGTTCCCTGAGTACTCGGGAAGCACCGCTGTCGAGGCCGAAGTGGCCGTCAGTGGACTCGTCGTAGGCACGTACTGAAGCGTCGATGCAGTGTCCGTCGCCGACGTCGGGCACGTCGGCGTCAATTGCTGCTTCGTAAGATGCAGACTTGCTGGTGGCTTGGTGTAGAGCGGCGCTGTGCATAACACGGGGCGGAACTGCAAAATAGCGGTCTGACCGATAAAGCTCAGTGCCTTCTTCGGATCTTTGATACCTGGGAGATCCACGACGATGTCGTTGCCCTGCTGTCCAATCGATGGCTCACCTACCCCAAGGGCATTCACGCGATTCTCAATGATCGAAATCGTCTCGTCAAGTGTCGCCGCTGAGACCTTGCGGGCCGGCTTATAGACAACCGAGGCCCCACCTTGAAGATCCAATCCAAGCACCGGATGGTAATGGGCACTGATCACCGCCACAAAAGCGGCGATCGCTACCACCGTGCTAATGAGAACCGATTGGATCCATCGCCCTTTACGCATTACCCACCTTTAAATCCATGGAACCAAACACCCCATCCTAGCCACCCCTACAACCACAACGCTAATCGTTGCCAAGAGAAGACTCGAAGGTCGGCCGTCGCCAAATCTTATCGACTTGTTGAAGAACTTCTTCAATCCTGTGATCATCAATCGCCTTGCGCAATCGGGTGACCAGGTCGTACTGAAATGCCAGGTTATGGATGGAAAGCAACGCTCCAGCGCTCTCATGGTCGACATGGAGTAAGTGATGCAAGAGGCCCCTCGATACTCGCCGGCACACTCGACAACCACACGCTGGATCGAGTGGCTCGTCAACCCCTCGCTGGCCAACTCCTTTGACACGCAACGGACCCTGCTGGGTAAGCGCAGTTCCATGGCGGGCCAGGCGTGTGGGGGCGACACAGTCGAACATATCAACCCCAAGGGCGACCGCATGGGCCATCAGATAGGGATCGCCAACACCCATGAGATATCGAGGTCGATCCTCCGGTAGCTCAGCGACGCTCGCCCGCAGCGCATCGAGCGTACTCTCGGCCGATTCACCGACCGCTAAGCCCCCGATGGCGTATCCGTCAAATCCGATGCTAGCAATCGCTTGAGCGCTCAGAGAACGCAAGTCAGCGTCAACTCCACCCTGCACGATGCCAAAGAGTCGCTGAGCCTCGTCATGATGGGCCTCTCGACAGCGTTCGGCCCATCGGGATGTAAGTTCAAGATTGTAGGCAAGGACCTTACGGTCTGCTGGCAACTTTGTGCACACGTCGAGCACCATCGCAATGTCAGCACGAAGCGCCTCTTGGGTCGACACGGACGCCTCTGGAGTCAGTGTGACCCAAGAGCCGTCGTAGACGTTGCGAAACCGAGCCCCCCCAGGGGTGATCGTCGCATCCAGCGACATGATCTGGAAACCGCCCGAGTCGGTCAGTGAGGCCCCGGGGAAGCCAGTGAAGGCGTTCAAGCCTCCCATCCTTGCGACAACATCGGCACCGGGTCTAAGCATCAGGTGATAGGTGTTGGAAAGAAGCACCTCATAGCCCAGCTCGGCAACAAGCTCGGTTGGCATGAGGCGTACCATACCCCGGGTGGCGACCGGCATGAACAACGGCGTCTCCACGACGCACGAGCGCAGCTTGAGCCGACCACGTCGGGCCGCACCATCGCGTGCACCCACTACAAAGTGGGTCACTGCCCATCCTGAGAGGTTCGGCGATCGCCAGATACCACAGCGCTGTGAAAACGGGGCCCATCAGCGGAACGGTTGGTAGGGATCAACATAGCGTCGCCGAGGGAGAGAAATCGCAAGTCATTCGCGAGAGCATACTGGTAGAGGTCACGCCAACGCGAGCCAACCGCCGCGGCGACGAGTGCGAGGAGCGTGGAACGTGGAACGTGGAAATTCGTCAACAGGAGATCGACTGCGCGGTATTCGTAACCGGGACGAATGAACAGCGACGAGGACCCACACAACTCCGCTCCTTGTGCGATAGTCTCCAGCGTTCGCACCACGGTGGTCCCAATGGCGACGACACGGCGAGCCTGACCAATGCGCTCGAGGGCCTCGGGCGTCACCGAATAACGCTCGGAATGCATCGTGTGCTTGTCTAGTTCTCGCTCCTTGACCGGAGCGAAGGTGCCAAGACCAACCTCGAGTTCAACACGGACGACATCGATACCTCGTTGCTCAAGATCGCGAAGCAACTTATTATCGAAATGGAGTCCCGCGGTCGGTGCCGCCACCGAACCCGGGCGATTGGCATAGACCGTTTGGTAACGATCGGGGTCGATGCTAACTCCGGCAAGATAAGGAGGGAGTGGGATTTCGCCATAAGAAAATACGGCGTCCCCCAGGACCTCGACCATCCGGGTCTGCAGTCCTGAAGACGCAATACCCCCTCCACAGACACGAAATACAGGTTCATGATCGCGATAGAGCAGCTCATCATCACGGATCCGAGCGTTGGGGCGAATGAGGGCCTCGAACTTCGCGCCGTCGGTCGCCAACAGCAGGACCTCGACGCGCCCACCAGTGGCACGCTCCACGTGAAACCGGGCTGGCACCACCTTGGAGTCGTTGACGACCACCACATCACCCTCACGAAGCAGCGATCCAAGATCAGCAACGGTGACGGTGTAGACCTCGTCGCTCAGACCGACTAACAGCCTTGCCGAGCTGCGCGGCTCTGCCGGGACTCGAGCGATCCTCTCGGGCGGGAGCGCATAATCATAGGCATCGATCAACGACCAATCATCTTTGGGGCTGACCAATCGAATCCTCCATACTTACACCGAAGAACATCAGGGTTGTGCAACAAACGAACGTCTGATAGCACAACCTGGTGCCATCCTAGAGAGGTGTTCACGCCCCCGGTGCAGAGCCCGACCCAAGTGCTGACTCAATGATGGGCGCAAACTCAACAAGCGGGCGGGTGACGCGACCCGGATCCTTTGCCATATCATCGGCGAGTCGTAGACGGATCACATCACCGAAGTATGGGCTCGCCTCAAACCGCGCCACCTCAGTAATCGCAAGTGCGCCGCCCTGCTCTACGAGGGTTGCGCGCGACTCCCTCGACAGCTTGCCCCAGTAGCGCTCGTCGGAACGCACGAGATATCGCTTTGCCGTCACATGGAGAGCAATGAGCTCTACAACCCTTGGCGAGAAGCCAAGCTCGAGAGCGATCATCGCGGAGTCATCCGCATGGTCGGCCTCCGACGAACCTCTGGTCCACGACACATCGTGCAGCAAACCTGCAACAGCCATCTCGGCGTCGCCGCAATCTATCCACAACAGCTCCGCCGTCTGAAGGAGATGTTCAATCAGGGGTAGCTCCTCACCGAAGTTACGCTGCAGGCTCGGCCCGGACAATAACTCGATTACGGACTTGGCGCCATCTGCTGTTGTCATCATCCCCTCGTTCTCGTGGTACTAGTCCAACTCGGCAAACTCGGGCGCCGCCTGCTCTTGGAGACGCGTTGGAGCCGATAACGTCATGAGTGTCGGACCACGCTGGTAGATTTCGACGGGCTCACCGACACGAAAGCCAATCGACTCCTCTGGGGAGACCGCAACCACGGCCTTTGCCCCGTCAGATCCTTGCACGACAGCAGAGAAGCTGGAGCCCAAGAAGGACATCTCGATCAATCGACTGGTACCATCGGCAACACCGCGGATTCCAAGCTGTTCCGGACGAACCAAAACCTCATACTCACCACCGACGACGACTGGCTCGCCGACCGAGTAAGCCCCAAACCCCTTGGTCAGAACGGTCGTTTCATTGGTTGCCACTCCACGGAGGCGATTGACCTTACCGACGAACTCGGCCACGAACTCGGTGGCTGGGGCCGTATAAATCTGAGCTGGGGAGCCAAGCTGTGCAAGGATACCATGATGCATCACTCCGATGCGATCGGCGATTGCGAGCGCCTCCTCCTGGTCGTGGGTGACGAAGATCGTAGCGATGCCGACCTCTCGCTGCACGCGGCGGATCTCGTCGCGCAGGCTGACCCGAACCTTTGCATCTAGGGCAGAGAGTGGTTCATCCAACAACAAGACAGACGGCTCAATAGCTAACGCCCTCGCCAAGGCGACACGCTGTTGCTGGCCACCTGAGAGCTGGTGGGCAAAGCGGCCACCGAGATCGGCGAGGCCAACGAGTTCGAGCAGCTCCCCCGAGCGTCGACGTCGGGTAGCAGCATCGACCTTACGGATCTTCAAGCCAAACTCGATATTCTCACCCGCCGTCATGTGAGGGAAGAGACTATAGTGCTGGAAGACGATCCCCATGTTGCGCTTCGCTGCAGCCTGATTGGTGATATCAGCTCCACCAACGAAGACCTGTCCACCGTCGAGGCGCTCCAACCCTGCAACCGAGCGCAACGCCGTGGTCTTACCACAACCAGATGGCCCTAGCAGCACTACGAGCTCACCGGCCGCGACCTCGAGTGAGAAGCCGTCGA
This portion of the Ferrimicrobium sp. genome encodes:
- the tgt gene encoding tRNA guanosine(34) transglycosylase Tgt — translated: MTHFVVGARDGAARRGRLKLRSCVVETPLFMPVATRGMVRLMPTELVAELGYEVLLSNTYHLMLRPGADVVARMGGLNAFTGFPGASLTDSGGFQIMSLDATITPGGARFRNVYDGSWVTLTPEASVSTQEALRADIAMVLDVCTKLPADRKVLAYNLELTSRWAERCREAHHDEAQRLFGIVQGGVDADLRSLSAQAIASIGFDGYAIGGLAVGESAESTLDALRASVAELPEDRPRYLMGVGDPYLMAHAVALGVDMFDCVAPTRLARHGTALTQQGPLRVKGVGQRGVDEPLDPACGCRVCRRVSRGLLHHLLHVDHESAGALLSIHNLAFQYDLVTRLRKAIDDHRIEEVLQQVDKIWRRPTFESSLGND
- the queA gene encoding tRNA preQ1(34) S-adenosylmethionine ribosyltransferase-isomerase QueA — encoded protein: MVSPKDDWSLIDAYDYALPPERIARVPAEPRSSARLLVGLSDEVYTVTVADLGSLLREGDVVVVNDSKVVPARFHVERATGGRVEVLLLATDGAKFEALIRPNARIRDDELLYRDHEPVFRVCGGGIASSGLQTRMVEVLGDAVFSYGEIPLPPYLAGVSIDPDRYQTVYANRPGSVAAPTAGLHFDNKLLRDLEQRGIDVVRVELEVGLGTFAPVKERELDKHTMHSERYSVTPEALERIGQARRVVAIGTTVVRTLETIAQGAELCGSSSLFIRPGYEYRAVDLLLTNFHVPRSTLLALVAAAVGSRWRDLYQYALANDLRFLSLGDAMLIPTNRSADGPRFHSAVVSGDRRTSQDGQ
- a CDS encoding ABC transporter ATP-binding protein is translated as MSQVDLRLVGLEKFYGSMHALDGFSLEVAAGELVVLLGPSGCGKTTALRSVAGLERLDGGQVFVGGADITNQAAAKRNMGIVFQHYSLFPHMTAGENIEFGLKIRKVDAATRRRRSGELLELVGLADLGGRFAHQLSGGQQQRVALARALAIEPSVLLLDEPLSALDAKVRVSLRDEIRRVQREVGIATIFVTHDQEEALAIADRIGVMHHGILAQLGSPAQIYTAPATEFVAEFVGKVNRLRGVATNETTVLTKGFGAYSVGEPVVVGGEYEVLVRPEQLGIRGVADGTSRLIEMSFLGSSFSAVVQGSDGAKAVVAVSPEESIGFRVGEPVEIYQRGPTLMTLSAPTRLQEQAAPEFAELD